One part of the Ziziphus jujuba cultivar Dongzao chromosome 2, ASM3175591v1 genome encodes these proteins:
- the LOC125422443 gene encoding probable calcium-binding protein CML47, with protein MGTHVKFSSSFPSLHFNLFATINRRITQVNHHPPLSTLHTQHLTLFTLVFFFFPYFLFACSPMHYIMDDESPNPFSIEIFLLLLIMCCAIIVHDFSSSLRYALQIFICFFLNVWKIWFVKSKTKSNGTTAELPTQKSCYNEHVGDKKLWRKEIAKGKGKVPTRKLHNVRRNIDEEEEKEDEDEKLYMGEIKGMMERLESLYDEDGVEKICELFEEEVRDEEVKEAFDVFDENNDGFIDAGEIKKALCTLGFMEASEMECQRMIKAFDKNGDGLIDFKEFVQLMNQSFSN; from the coding sequence ATGGGAACTCATGTGAAATTTTCCTCTTCGTTTCCCTCACTTCACTTCAATTTATTTGCCACTATAAATAGAAGAATCACCCAAGTAAACCACCACCCTCCACTCTCTACTCTTCACACCCAACACTTGACACTCTTCAcccttgtcttttttttttttccttactttCTTTTTGCTTGTTCTCCAATGCATTATATAATGGATGATGAATCTCCAAACCCCTTCTCTATTGAAATTTTCCTACTTTTACTGATTATGTGTTGTGCTATTATAGTTCATGACTTCAGTTCAAGTTTAAGGTATGCCTTACAAATCTTCATATGTTTCTTTTTGAATGTATGGAAAATTTGGTTCGTGAAAAGCAAGACTAAAAGCAATGGTACTACTGCAGAACTTCCAACTCAAAAATCTTGCTATAACGAGCATGTAGGTGACAAGAAGTTATGGAGAAAAGAAATAGCAAAAGGGAAAGGTAAAGTTCCAACACGTAAACTCCATAATGTTAGACGAAACATAGACGAAGAGGAGGAGAAGGAGGATGAGGATGAGAAATTGTATATGGGAGAAATAAAAGGGATGATGGAGAGATTGGAAAGTTtatatgatgaagatggagTTGAGAAGATATGTGAATTGTTTGAGGAGGAAGTGAGGGATGAAGAGGTGAAGGAAGCTTTTGATGTGTTTGATGAGAACAATGATGGTTTTATTGATGCAGGGGAGATAAAGAAAGCACTTTGTACATTGGGTTTCATGGAAGCTTCAGAAATGGAATGCCAAAGAATGATCAAAGCCTTTGATAAAAATGGAGATGGACTAATAGATTTCAAAGAATTTGTTCAGCTTATGAACCAAAGCTTCTCTAACTAG
- the LOC107419234 gene encoding uncharacterized protein LOC107419234 — MRPGKEPKRRSRSSSPIRDRTRVPSKLEQTLSGSRPSVSVLDRELATNDDAITLFETNSVPNPRSFPYSVKQQCWDKADKVKGRDPDRWRRDALGNIVFRKLVGCPGCLCHDYDHILPYSKGGQSTLENCQVLQATVNRSKGNRTELSRAELIQKSSYCRVSGRDMDLLELSAYGNVRRGQDSGGCRIQ; from the exons ATGAGGCCAGGCAAAGAACCTAAGAGGAGAAGCCGAAGCTCATCGCCAATCAGGGACCGAACCAGAGTTCCCTCGAAATTGGAACAAACCCTAAGTGGGTCTCGTCCTTCCGTCTCTGTTCTGGACCGAGAGCTAGCCACCAACGACGACGCCATTACTCTCTTTGAAACCAATTCGGTTCCCAACCCTCGAAGCTTTCCATACAGTGTCAAGCAGCAATGCTGGGACAAGGCCGATAAGGTCAAAGGCCGAGACCCTGATAGGTGGCGCCGAGATGCACTCGGAAACATAGTGTTTCGGAAGCTCGTGGGCTGCCCTGGTTGCCTCTGCCATGACTATGATCACATTTTGCCCTACTCTAAG GGAGGACAAAGCACACTGGAAAACTGTCAGGTTTTGCAg GCTACAGTAAATCGGTCAAAGGGAAACCGGACCGAGTTGTCTAGAGCTGAACTGATTCAGAAAAGTTCTTATTGTCGGGTGTCAG GTCGTGATATGGATCTACTTGAACTTTCAGCGTATGGCAATGTACGTCGTGGACAGGATTCTGGGGGATGTAGAATCCAATAA
- the LOC107408486 gene encoding ribonucleoside-diphosphate reductase large subunit, producing the protein MYVVKRDGRQEAVHFDKITARLKKLSYGLSIEHCDPVLVAQKVCAGVYKGVTTSQLDELAAETAAALTANHPDYASLAARIVVSNLHKNTKKSFSETIKIMYNHVSERSGLKAPLIADDVYEIIMKNAARLDSEIIYDRDFEYDYFGFKTLERSYLLKVQGKVVERPQHMLMRVSVGIHKDDIDSVIKTYHMMSQRWFTHASPTLFNAGTPRPQLSSCFLVCMKDDSIEGIYDTLKECAVISKSAGGIGVSVQNIRATGSYIRGTNGTSNGIVPMLRVFNDTARYVDQGGGKRKGAFAVYLEPWHADIYEFVDLRKNHGKEEHRARDLFFALWVPDIFMERVQSNGHWSLFCPNESPGLAECWGEEFEKLYTQYERQGKAKKVVQAQNLWFEILKSQIETGTPYMLFKDSCNRKSNQQNLGTIKSSNLCTEIIEYTSPTETAVCNLASIALPRCVREKGVPLESHPFKHVGSRDSKNRYFDFDKLAEVTALVTTNLNKIIDVNYYPVDTAKRSNFRHRPIGIGVQGLADTFILLGMAFDSPEAQQLNKDIFETIYYHALKASSELAAKEGPYESYEGSPVSKGILQPDMWGVEPSNRWDWVALREMISKNGVRNSLLVAPMPTASTSQILGNNECFEPYTSNIYSRRVLSGEFVVVNKHLLHDLTEMGLWSPAIKNQMIYEDGSVQKIAEIPDELKVIYKTVWEIKQRTLVDMAVDRGCYIDQSQSLNIHMDQPNFGKLTSLHFYAWSKGLKTGMYYLRSRAAADAIKFTVDTSILKENPKVEDDDAKLAQVVCSLTNREECLSCGS; encoded by the exons ATGTATGTGGTGAAGAGAGATGGCCGTCAGGAGGCTGTGCATTTCGACAAGATCACTGCGCGGTTGAAGAAGTTGAGTTATGGGCTTAGCATCGAGCACTGCGACCCGGTTCTTGTCGCCCAGAAGGTCTGCGCTGGTGTCTATAAAGGCGTCACCACTAGCCAGCTTGATGAATTGGCCGCTGAAACTGCTGCTGCTTTGACTGCCAATCACCCTGACTATGCATCC TTGGCGGCAAGAATTGTTGTTTCAAATCTGCATAAGAACACAAAGAAATCATTTTCTGAGAC GATTAAAATCATGTACAACCATGTTAGTGAGAGATCTGGACTGAAAGCTCCACTAATAGCCGATGATGTTTATGAAATTATCATGAAG AATGCGGCTCGTTTGGACAGTGAGATAATCTATGATAGGGATTTTGAATATGATTACTTTGGTTTTAAGACCCTGGAGAGGTCCTACCTCTTAAAAGTACAAGGGAAGGTTGTTGAAAGGCCTCAGCACATGTTAATGAGGGTTTCTGTTGGGATTCACAAGGATGATATTGATTCTGTTATCAAGACATACCATATGATGTCTCAGCGGTGGTTCACTCATGCTTCTCCCACCCTTTTTAATGCAGGAACACCAAGGCCTCAA TTGAGTAGTTGCTTCCTTGTGTGCATGAAAGATGATAGCATTGAAGGCATATATGACACCTTGAAGGAATGTGCTGTTATCAGCAAGTCAGCAGGAGGAATTGGTGTATCAGTTCAAAATATCCGTGCCACAGGCAGTTATATTCGTGGAACAAATGGGACATCGAATGGCATTGTTCCAATGCTAAGGGTTTTCAATGATACTGCTCGTTATGTTGATCAAGGGGGAGGCAAGAGGAAGG GTGCTTTTGCTGTCTACTTGGAGCCATGGCATGCTGATATATATGAATTCGTAGATCTGAGAAAAAACCATGGAAAG GAAGAACACCGGGCACGTGATCTATTTTTTGCTCTTTGGGTGCCTGATATCTTCATGGAAAGAGTCCAATCTAATGGACACTGGTCATTGTTTTGCCCTAATGAGTCTCCAGGGTTGGCAGAATGCTGGGGTGAAGAATTTGAAAAGCTCTACACCCAATATGAAAGACAG GGTAAGGCCAAGAAGGTTGTTCAGGCTCAGAATCTGTGGTTTGAAATTCTAAAATCCCAGATAGAAACTGGAACCCCCTATATGCTTTTCAAG GACTCTTGCAATAGGAAAAGTAATCAGCAAAATCTGGGTACCATTAAATCCTCAAACTTGTGTACTGAGATAATTGAGTATACAAGTCCAACGGAAACTGCTGTATGCAATCTGGCATCAATTGCTTTACCAAGATGTGTTAGAGAGAAG GGAGTTCCATTAGAGTCACATCCTTTTAAGCATGTTGGAAGCAGAGATTCAAAGAAtcgatattttgattttgacaaaTTAGCTGAG GTCACTGCCTTGGTCACTACAAACCTTAACAAGATAATTGATGTTAATTACTATCCTGTTGACACTGCTAAAAGGTCAAACTTCCGACACAGACCAATTGGTATTGGAGTTCAGGGTCTAGCTGATACCTTCATCTTGCTTGGCATGGCATTTGATTCACCTGAG GCCCAACAACTAAATAAAGACATATTTGAGACCATATACTATCATGCTCTAAAGGCTTCTTCTGAGTTGGCTGCAAAAGAAGGCCCTTATGAATCATATGAGGGCAGTCCTGTGAGCAAG GGAATTCTTCAGCCAGATATGTGGGGTGTAGAACCTTCAAATCGATGGGATTGGGTTGCTCTTAGGGAAATGATATCTAAGAATGGAGTTAGAAATTCACTTCTCGTAGCCCCAATGCCAACAGCTTCAACCAGCCAAATTCTTGGAAACAATGAGTGCTTTGAGCCATATACTTCCAATATTTATAGTCGCAGAGTTCTGAG CGGTGAATTTGTTGTGGTGAACAAACATCTTCTTCATGATTTAACTGAGATGGGCCTGTGGTCCCCTGCAATTAAGAATCAGATGATCTATGAGGATGGCTCCGTTCAGAAGATTGCAGAAATCCCTGATGAACTTAAAGTCATTTACAA AACTGTTTGGGAGATCAAGCAAAGGACATTGGTTGATATGGCAGTTGATCGTGGATGCTACATAGATCAGAGTCAAAGCCTAAATATACACATGGaccaaccaaattttgggaaaCTTACTTCATTGCACTTCTATGCATGGTCCAAG GGCCTGAAAACAGGGATGTACTATCTTCGATCACGTGCTGCAGCTGATGCCATCAAATTTACTGTAGATACCTCCATTCTGAAG GAAAACCCTAAGGTTGAAGATGACGATGCAAAATTGGCACAGGTGGTTTGCTCTTTGACGAACCGTGAAGAGTGCTTGTCTTGTGGAAGTTAA
- the LOC125422245 gene encoding H/ACA ribonucleoprotein complex subunit 3-like protein yields MYLQFYINENGDKVYTTKKESPLGLPTQSAHPARFSPDDKYSRHRVLLKKRFGLLPIQKPPLKY; encoded by the exons ATGTATCTTCAGTTTTACATAAACGAGAATGGTGATAAAGTCTACACTACCAAG AAAGAATCACCACTGGGGTTGCCCACCCAATCAGCCCATCCAG CTCGTTTCTCCCCCGATGACAAGTACTCGAGGCACAGAGTTCTTCTAAAGAAGCGTTTCGGATTGTTGCCAATTCAGAAGCCACCTCTGAAATATTGA